A stretch of the Uranotaenia lowii strain MFRU-FL chromosome 3, ASM2978415v1, whole genome shotgun sequence genome encodes the following:
- the LOC129756820 gene encoding uncharacterized protein LOC129756820, producing MTNRIIVHICILATQNYPKLNGGYTIFEQQQISYDECVIVTHFLYNPIFPCSFHSTCGEFRRLGEFYILSQFFLFLKFLSVEITTKYVKLEMTTLCFSLALPEIQYVFCILLARTQLFQNYRLSLSENIKISSLLSVPKRHADSTIVPAATKQTKSMGFTTSPANPGSSGHPAPESATQ from the exons aTGACTAATCGAATTATAGTTCATATCTGTATATTGGCGACCCAAAACTACCCAAAATTGAATGGGGGATACACAATTTTTGAACAACAACAAATTAGTTATGACGAATGTGTAATCGTTacacattttttatataatccAATTTTTCCGTGTTCGTTCCATTCTACATGCGGTGAGTTTCGGAGACTCGGTGAATTTTACATACTTTCCCAGTTCTTTCTGTTTTTGAAGTTCCTCTCCGTTGAAATAACTACAAAGTATGTAAAATTGGAGATGACGACGTTGTGCTTCTCACTCGCACTACCAGAAATTCAGTATGTGTTTTGCATCCTACTTGCACGCACACAACTTTTCCAAAACTACCGGTTAAGTCTTTCCGAAAACATCAAGATTTCTTCGCTCCTCTCG GTCCCGAAGCGACATGCCGATTCCACCATAGTTCCGGCCGCAACCAAGCAAACAAAAAGCATGg GATTTACAACCTCACCGGCCAATCCCGGGTCTTCTGGACACCCAGCCCCAGAATCTGCAACCCAATGA